In the genome of Anabaena cylindrica PCC 7122, the window TTACAAGTACAAATTATGAATTACGAATTACCAATTACCCATTACCTATATTCGCCTAAAATAAGGAGCGAGTAAGCGTCAATAAATATTATGCGTGTAGTAGCCCTTGTACCTGGTGGAATTGGCGATCAAATTCTCTTTTTTGCCACCTTAGATGATCTAAAGCGTAACTATCCCCACGCTCAAATAGATGTCATTGTCGAACCCCGGTCAAAGGCTGCCTACCGAGTGAGCAAATCAGTTCACGAGGTATTAAGCTTTGATTACAAAGATCGCAACAGTCTAGCAGATTGGGGTAACTTGGTAGGTATGATGCGCGATCGCGAATATGATATCGCCATTACTGTTGAACCAAGCTGGTTTGTGGGTTTGTTACTTTGGTTGACGGGAATTCCCACACGCATTGGCTACAAAGGCAAAGGTGCAGGTTTTCTCACTAATTCTGTACCTGTAAACACATCTCAATATGTAGCTGCAATGTATCATAACCTATTGCAACCTTTGGGTATCAACACACCTTGCCCAGATTTAGCAGTAAATGTACCCAAATCAGATCTGGAATGGGCGCAACAAGAACAAAAACGCTTAGGGGTACACGAAACAGGTTACATCCTGATATCCGGTGGTTCTGGCAATTGTTCAGATACAAGTTATCCTGTAGCCAGTTGGCAACAAATTATTCAAGATTGTCAAAATAAACAGCCTCATTTACCAGTGATGGTGATTAAAGAGGCTAATGATGAGCAATTTGTGCGCTCACTTCAAGAATCTTGTCCAGATATCAAAATAACGTCCCCTGATGATATTGGCAAATTAACTGCCATAATTGGCGGTGCAAGTTTAATGCTTTCTATTGAAAGTGCGCCACTACAACTAAGTGTAGCTGTCCAAACCTATACTATCACCCTACTTGGCTCAACAGATCCAGGGAAGTTGTTACCAAAAAGTGATAAGTTCCTAGCGATTAAATCCCCCACTGGCAAAACAGGGGATATACCACCTGCGATCGTTTTAGAAAAAATCTGGGGTGGTTGAAAAAGCGTAGGGACAATTCATGAATTGTTCCTACAGAAAATTTCGGACTATTACAACCTGCTTTTTTCAATCATGTCAAAAAAAGTATCTTCTAATTCATAACCCAGGATTTGCGCTAAAGACTTGAGCCGGAATTGAGTGGGGATACTTTGCTGTTTTAGCCAATCACTCAAAATAAAGATCTTGTGCATCAAAAAGATTTCTAAGGCTTCAGGATTATACTGTATCCCTTCTTTAGAACTAAACTGATGGGGTACTAGCATGGCAGTGTAACGGACAAATTCTCCCGCTTTCCAGTCCAGTAAAAATGGCAGCCACGGATACTTGGCATCAAGACGCACAAACCACAACCGTACCTCTGGTATTTCTGAAAGCTCCCTTGGATCATTGGCATCCCGTGTATAGTTAATCTCAAAACATAACTGCTGTTCGTGAGATGTAATGGACTCCTCTTGCAGCAGTGGTTCAATTACCGTTAATGCAGGTGACAAATCCAGATTATTAATGAAGTCGTTATTAAGGGCGATTGTGATTGTCATTGACTGATTGCTGCTTACTTTATTGTTCAACAGTGGAATCGAGAATCCACTGTACCAGTTTTTAGCACTTGACCGGAAAAAGAGACGCAAGCTCCCTAGTTTTAGATATGCGGATAAGTCGGCCGCAACTAAAGTTGCCGTCAAAGATATTCTTGCACCATCATAACTTTTTGATCTACTAATTGTTACTCATAAACAATTGATCATTTGATTTACCAGTACAAAAAATACACCTGCCCTCACCTGGACATTTACGGCATTTGTAAGCTAAAGTTGTAATGACTTTGTTTTAGACTTAGGATTTGACATAGCAACTGTCAATTAACAGCTAAAACTTGCTTAAACCTATGTTTACTTAGGCTCTTAACAGCAAAAACACAGGCATAAGCAAACAATGTTGTGTTTCCTATCCTGGCAGAAAAAATCAACAATCGTTATTGAAAAGGAAAACTATCCCGATAGTTAAAACTGAAATATGCAAAAACAAGCTATTTCTACACAACCAATTCGTTCATTAGAAGATGCTATAGATCGGTGTCAATTGCTAGGTATGCGTGTCAGCCGTCAGCGACGTTTTATCCTAGAGCTTTTATGGCAAGCTAATGAACATCTTTCTGCTAGAGAGATTTACGATCGCTTGAACCAACAAGGTAAAGAGATCGGACACACTTCTGTTTATCAAAATTTAGAAGCGTTATCCAGTCAGGGTATTATCGAGTGTATTGAACATTGCGACGGGCGTTTATACGGTAATATTAGTGATGTCCACAGTCACGTCAACTGTATAGATACAAATCAAATTCTCGATGTGTATATAGAACTACCAGCAGAGTTGATCAACCAAGTTGAGCTACGAACAGGAGTGAAGATTACTAGCTACACTATTAATTTTTTTGGCCACCGCAACCCAGAAGAAACACAGGTGATGGATGATAAATGATAGATAAGAAGGGGAGAAATAAATTGAAAATTAAATGATTAATGATCAAAGGAGTATGGCTTAAGTCACGCTACGCTAACAGCAAAAATTCTTGTCTTCTGCCTCCTGCCTTTGCAACTGACAAATAATGGCTGGAAAGTCTATGTGTATTTGACTCGATTATGAGCGATCGCCCTTTAAGATTGTTGTTAATTGACCCAGATCCCATATTTCGTCTAGGATTAAGGGTAGCTCTAGAAACAATTTCCCACCTCCAAATAGTAGCTGATGTTTCCACAGATACCGCAGCCTTGCAGGTTTTAGCAGAAATTACTGCGACCGATGCCAGCCTAGTAAACTTCATAGTCCTAGAGTTAGGAAATGGAATTTCTCCCAAATCTCAGCAGATAGGCTTACAATTCTGTAGACAACTCAAAGCTTTATATCCCCATATACCTATTTTGCTGCTGAGTTCTATTTCTACATCAGAACTGCTGTTAGCCGCAAAAAATACAGGTATAAACGGCTATTGCCACAAAGGTATATCCATTTCTGAATTAGTTCCCATCATCCAAGAAATAGTAAATGATGGTTACTATTGGTTAGAAAAAACAAAAATAATAAATTCCTCATCACCTCATTTACCTTTTGCTAGGCTGCGGAATAATGTCCGTTTATCAGGGATTAGCCACATTAACACAACTCTTACCGCAGTCACAGCACAACTAAAAATACCCGGACTACCAATATTAGATCAAGCTATTCTCGCTGGACATCGCCGAGAACTTTTAGCTGCTCGCTGGCTGGTTAATAACTTATTATCTGCACCGCAAGAAAGGCAACCAATACAAGCACCTCAACCCTCACCGATTCCATTTCTGAGCAGTGCTATTAGTAAACCAGAATCACAACAAATGCAAACTTTTGTACCACCTTTGCTGAGTTCAAAAGCACTACAATCTACATTATTTGCATCTTGTATTCATAAACTTCAGTTTTCTTTACAAAATATCACAGATACACCTTTAGAAATTGATATTTTTCGGGAAGATAAAAAAAGAGAATTACTTTATCTTATCTTACAAAAAGTGTCGCAACAGTTAGATGAGCTAAATAATTCGCAAATCAAAATTAAGCAATTCCCTGATTTAAAAAATAAGATATTAAATAATTTATGGCAATCAGCAGTTACCGATTTTTATGGTAAATATTCACAAATACGTGTAGGCGATACAAATATAGAGATAGTTAGTTTTTTATTGAATAATGCAGCAGGTGTAGAAACTGAAATTCTTAATAAAATTCCCTTGGTTGAAGAGTTGTTTTCTTATCTACTATGGCAAACTGATTTGTATGTCGATAACACATCTTATACAGCAGGTAGTGAACCAGCAAATTCCCAAGCATCTATCATTTTAGAGAATTTGTTAATTCAGATTGCTAATGGTGTAGTCCAACCATTGCTAAATTTTTTAGCTGATGTAGAAACAATTAAACAAAATTTTTATGATCGTCAATTGATTTCTACAAGAGAAATTGAACGCTTTAGAAACAATTTATCTTGGAAATACAGATTAAATAATTATGTAAATGAGCCGCAAGCAATATTTGAAAGTCGTTATGAACTATTTATATTTGCACCTCGTGGCATTGCTAAAATATCAACTTATGCACCTCGTAACCAAGAATTAGAAAAGCTTTCTGGTATTCCCTTAGTCATGACATTGTTGCTAGAATTTCGTGATGCGATCACACCTCGAATACAATCTCTAGTCAGCTTTGCAGGTAGTGGTATTGTTTTTGTACTCACCAAAATAGTTGGTCGTGGTTTAGGTTTGATTGGACGTGGTATTCTCCAAGGTGTGGGTAGCGTTTCCTTAACAGAAAAAGGTATAAAGCGCAATAGTGAAAAACAAAATAACAACTCAAAATTCTAATAATGAACTTTGAATTTATCACAAACCAAGACTTAATAGGATTATTTACTTCCTATATCTACGCCATTAGTCTGCTTCTCTTTGGTGAAGGATTACATAGATTTTTTAGTATCAAACAGAATATCACCCGCAAAATCATTCATGTGGGTGGAGGAATGTGGGTTTTTGCTATTTTACTTTTATTCAAAAACTGGCAAATAGGAATAATTCCCTTTGCTACCTTTATTGGTATCAATTATCTTTTGTACCGTTACCGATTCATTAGTGCAATGGATAGAGAAGATAGTTCACCAGGTACTGTATATTTTGCCATTTCTATTACCTTACTATGGCGACCAAATGGCCTCATTGATAACGTTCCCATTGCTGTAGTTGGGGCGATGTCTATGACTTGGGGAGATGCACTAGCAGCGTTAATTGGTAGGCGTTTTGGAAAACATCAGTACCAAGTAGGAAATTCTATCCGTTCTTGGGAAGGTTCAGCAGTCATGTTTTTGGTGAGTACAACTGTAATATTTTTGGTGCTGTGGCTACTTCCTGGTTCATTATTTAGCCCTTTAGCAACTCTGGTGAGTATAAATAAGGCAATTTTAGCGTCTGTTCTTAGTGGTGCTTGTGCCACTTTAGTAGAAGGAATTTCTCCTAGTGGTACTGATAACTTGAGCGTGCCTTTAGTAGCAGCGGGGCTTGTATAGGGTGTGATGCAGGTGTAAACTATGCAACGTATTGAAATTAGCTCAGAGGTTGGCATAATGACAAGTAGAGACTATAAAAATGACTAGAGCTTCATTCTTACCACCAGATTATACTATTCGCCAAGCCCGTAATATCGACCTTACTGCAATATATCAAATTATTCTCTTGAGGTTTAATGATTTTAAAATTCTAATTATTTTTACTCTATTTATGACAACAGGTATTTTTTTAATTTTTTCTGCTATGTGTATTATTATCGGAAATTGTTCTATTAGTTTTCAAGACTTTTGGATAACCCTAGTATTAATACCACTTATAGTAAGCGGTTCAGTATTAATAATTTCCTTTTTACAAATAGCAAGTATTTTTAATAGACAAGATAGCTCAATAATTTTGCTAATAGAACATAGTAATCGTTTAGTAGCTTATGCTATACAGTCTAACAAAGGTAGTTATTCGTTGTTGATTTCTTTATATGTTAAGCCGGATTATCGCCGCCTTGGGTTGGGGTCTTGTTTAGTGCAAAACCTTGCACGCAGAGGAGTTAGACCAATTTATGTATTTCCTACTCCTGAATCATTCAGATTTTATATACGTCATGGTTTTACTTTATTCCAAAAGCAAAATCTTCCAAGCGAACTTCGCAGAACTAGCAGATGTTTAGGTTTGATATAGTAAATTATTTAACTAAAAGCCATTAAGAAAGGGCTTGTCCCTCCTCCCGGTAATGTTGGGTTGGTGACTTCCCAAGAATCAAGACATGATTTGAAATTCACTCATTAGACATCTCTAAAAAAGAATGTAGAGATGATAATGCCTACCCATGTAATGTCTCTACAAAGTTTCTGGATAACGCATATTTAATTTCTGGTAACTTTCTGCTGCTTCTCGCACTGTTTACAAATTATTTTGAATTTACACGTTAAAAATTCCAATCACGACGAAAATGAAAGAAACTTTGCAAAAATTCTTCTAAAGCATGGTTTTTATTTAACCGTTGCTTACTCCATTGCTGTGCCGTTTCTATCAAAATTTCTGAGAAACTGGGATAAAAAGGAGCTAAATTTGCCAAATGCTTAACTTTGATATTTTGTGACATTGCCAAAGCAATTAAATTAATTAATTCTCCTGCTTCTTCTCCCAATATAGAAGCACCTAAAATTTCCCCATTTTCGCGGACAATTAATTTACAAATACCTGTAATTTCTCCCCTGAATTGGGCGGCTGTTAATGTTTTAAAATATTGCTTGAAAACTAAAACCTGATTTTGACCATATTGGCGTTGAGCTTGCACTTGTGTTAAACCTATTTGTGCCACCATTGGTTGCGAAGATATTACCCAAGGAATACAACGATAATTAACTGAGTTTCTAGGAAAAAATAGAGCATTCTTCAGAGCAATATTAGCTTCATAATTGGCAATATTGGCAATATCATAACCACCGATAACATCACCACAAGCGAAAATGCGTGGGTTTGTAGTTTGTAGTTTTTGACTGACTATTAAACGATGTTGATTCCATTTCACACCTACTGCTGCTAAATTAAGAAATTCTAAATTTGGCTGTTGTCCAGTTGCGACTAAAATTTCATCAGTTTCAATGGCTTTATCTCCTGCTTGAATCCATTTTTTATCTTCAATTTGCCGAATTTGAGTTACTACTGTTTCGGTGAGGACGCGTACTCCATCACTTTCTAATTTTGCTATCAATAATTGGGCTATTTCAGGGTCGAGAAGAGAAAAAATATAGGGATGATTTAGTATCAGTGTCGTGCGGCAACCTAACCTTTTTAAAGTTTGGGCAATTTCAATGCTTTGGGGTAAACCACCAAGAATTACCCAATTTTTTGGTGGGTTTGGTTTTTCTAATGATTGCCAAATATTAGCTAAGGTTAAATAACCTGTGGTTTGTAATCCTTCAATGTTGGGAATTTTGGGATGTGAGCCACAAGCGAGTAAATAGGTACGAGCGCGTAATAGTCGCTCATTAATCGCAAAACTTAGTTGGGGAGAAGATTGAAATTGACCATTACCAAGGATGACATCAACTCCTTGGGCGGCTAAATTGGTCAGAGAATTAATTTGTGTCAGGTTTGCTGCGATCGCATGGGCATATAATATTGTTTCTTTATAAGCTTGTGTGTGGTTGGCCTGAGGCATTCCTAGCTGTAATTTTCTGGCTAGTACTGCAGTACCGTTAGTGCCGTCTGAGTAAATATCTGGTGTTGTATTCACCTGTGAATCAAGAATGCTAAGATTCGCCGCTTTACCCAATTCGCTCAGTGCGTAATGATAATTTAACTCATAGTTGATTTGAGGCTGTATCAAGGCAACTTTAGCGTGTAGTTGAGTTGCAGCTAAAGCAGCTTTGTATCCGGCAATAGTACCGCCAATAATTACGAGATCATAATCAATATTCATAGGGAATAGGGAATAGGGAATAGGGAATAGGGAATAGGAAATAGGAAAAGCCCTGATTTTTAATTACGAATTACGAATTACGAATTACGAATTACTGATTCAAGGGCTGTTAGTAAGCGTTGGTTATCAGCTTCAGAACGGATGGATATGCGGAAATAGCGATCGCCTAATTCTTTAAAACTAAGACAATCACGAATTAAAATCTGGTACTGCTGGAGTAATTTTTTTTGTAACTGGGAGGTAGATTGTTGAGACTCCACCAATAAGTAGTTAACAGCACCTTCTAAGGGTTGTAATCCGGTCATTGAGGCTAGACCTTGAAAGAGTTGATTTCGTGCCTGTGGTAGCCATTTCCAGGTGTGTTGTTGAAATTCCGTATCTTGGAGTGCGGCGATCGCAGCAGATGCGGCTAAAGTATTGACAGGCCAGGGATCTCGCCATGATTGCCATTTAGCAAGACGGTGGGGGTGAGCGATCGCATATCCTAACCTGAGTCCAGGCAAACTATAAAATTTTGTGAGCGATCGTAAAATCACCAAATTTTCATATTCCTGCACCAACCCAATCAGGCTTTGTTCTTCATCAGGAGGCAGAAAATCCATAAATGCCTCATCCACCACCACCAAAGCAAACTCTTCCAGGTAAGGCAAAATAGAAGCCCGTGAAAATAGCTTTCCTGTTGGATTATGGGGGTTATTCAGCAATAAACCGCAATTGGGAGATGGGGAGAATAACATTCTTGATTCTACCTTTTCCCTCCTGTTCCCTATTTTCAAATCAACAGGAAACTCCAGCACTTTAGCGTTATAAGCCGTCAGAGTGCGGTAATAATCGCCAAATGCTGGAGTAATTAACATCGTTGCCGCCAATTGCGCTAGTTCCCTACCTATTAACGTAAGTAATTCCGCAGAACCGTTACCAGGCAGAATCCACTCAGAAGGAACTTGATGGAAATGACCCAGAGCTAGTCTCAATTCACTATATTCTGGGTCTGGATAATGCCTCAGATTACCAAGTTGGGACACAATCGCAGCAATAACGCTGTCTGGTGGTCCCAACGGGCTAATACTGGCAGAAAAATCCACAATAGCATCAGGGGGACAGCCAGCCAGTGCTGCTGCCCAAGCTAAATTCCCCCCGTGTGCTTGTTGTGGCATCAAAAAAAGATTTCCTAGAACAGAACCTACTCTTTTGGGGGTGCTACTCTTTCTCTAAACATCTTCCCAGCAGAGAAAGCAGGAACCTTGGTAGCAGGAATTTCCATTTTCTCATTGGTTTTGGGGTTACGACCTTCACGAGCTTTGCGTTCCCGTGATTCAAAAGAACCAAATCCTACTAAAGTTACCTTATCACCGGAGGAAACAGCCTCAATAATTGTTTCCAAAGCGGCGCTTAAGACAGCATCCGCTTGTTTTTTGGTAACACTTGCCTTTTCAGCCACTGCATCAACTAATTCGCCCTTGTTCATATCAAACTCCTTAATGTTTACTGAGATTTTTGGAAGATGTAATTTGTCGCATCTTTACAGTAATCTCTGTTTGCAGA includes:
- a CDS encoding glycosyltransferase family 9 protein — translated: MRVVALVPGGIGDQILFFATLDDLKRNYPHAQIDVIVEPRSKAAYRVSKSVHEVLSFDYKDRNSLADWGNLVGMMRDREYDIAITVEPSWFVGLLLWLTGIPTRIGYKGKGAGFLTNSVPVNTSQYVAAMYHNLLQPLGINTPCPDLAVNVPKSDLEWAQQEQKRLGVHETGYILISGGSGNCSDTSYPVASWQQIIQDCQNKQPHLPVMVIKEANDEQFVRSLQESCPDIKITSPDDIGKLTAIIGGASLMLSIESAPLQLSVAVQTYTITLLGSTDPGKLLPKSDKFLAIKSPTGKTGDIPPAIVLEKIWGG
- a CDS encoding CRR6 family NdhI maturation factor, yielding MTITIALNNDFINNLDLSPALTVIEPLLQEESITSHEQQLCFEINYTRDANDPRELSEIPEVRLWFVRLDAKYPWLPFLLDWKAGEFVRYTAMLVPHQFSSKEGIQYNPEALEIFLMHKIFILSDWLKQQSIPTQFRLKSLAQILGYELEDTFFDMIEKSRL
- a CDS encoding Fur family transcriptional regulator, which gives rise to MQKQAISTQPIRSLEDAIDRCQLLGMRVSRQRRFILELLWQANEHLSAREIYDRLNQQGKEIGHTSVYQNLEALSSQGIIECIEHCDGRLYGNISDVHSHVNCIDTNQILDVYIELPAELINQVELRTGVKITSYTINFFGHRNPEETQVMDDK
- a CDS encoding DUF3685 domain-containing protein yields the protein MSDRPLRLLLIDPDPIFRLGLRVALETISHLQIVADVSTDTAALQVLAEITATDASLVNFIVLELGNGISPKSQQIGLQFCRQLKALYPHIPILLLSSISTSELLLAAKNTGINGYCHKGISISELVPIIQEIVNDGYYWLEKTKIINSSSPHLPFARLRNNVRLSGISHINTTLTAVTAQLKIPGLPILDQAILAGHRRELLAARWLVNNLLSAPQERQPIQAPQPSPIPFLSSAISKPESQQMQTFVPPLLSSKALQSTLFASCIHKLQFSLQNITDTPLEIDIFREDKKRELLYLILQKVSQQLDELNNSQIKIKQFPDLKNKILNNLWQSAVTDFYGKYSQIRVGDTNIEIVSFLLNNAAGVETEILNKIPLVEELFSYLLWQTDLYVDNTSYTAGSEPANSQASIILENLLIQIANGVVQPLLNFLADVETIKQNFYDRQLISTREIERFRNNLSWKYRLNNYVNEPQAIFESRYELFIFAPRGIAKISTYAPRNQELEKLSGIPLVMTLLLEFRDAITPRIQSLVSFAGSGIVFVLTKIVGRGLGLIGRGILQGVGSVSLTEKGIKRNSEKQNNNSKF
- a CDS encoding diacylglycerol/polyprenol kinase family protein encodes the protein MNFEFITNQDLIGLFTSYIYAISLLLFGEGLHRFFSIKQNITRKIIHVGGGMWVFAILLLFKNWQIGIIPFATFIGINYLLYRYRFISAMDREDSSPGTVYFAISITLLWRPNGLIDNVPIAVVGAMSMTWGDALAALIGRRFGKHQYQVGNSIRSWEGSAVMFLVSTTVIFLVLWLLPGSLFSPLATLVSINKAILASVLSGACATLVEGISPSGTDNLSVPLVAAGLV
- a CDS encoding GNAT family N-acetyltransferase, producing the protein MTRASFLPPDYTIRQARNIDLTAIYQIILLRFNDFKILIIFTLFMTTGIFLIFSAMCIIIGNCSISFQDFWITLVLIPLIVSGSVLIISFLQIASIFNRQDSSIILLIEHSNRLVAYAIQSNKGSYSLLISLYVKPDYRRLGLGSCLVQNLARRGVRPIYVFPTPESFRFYIRHGFTLFQKQNLPSELRRTSRCLGLI
- a CDS encoding dihydrolipoyl dehydrogenase family protein, which produces MNIDYDLVIIGGTIAGYKAALAATQLHAKVALIQPQINYELNYHYALSELGKAANLSILDSQVNTTPDIYSDGTNGTAVLARKLQLGMPQANHTQAYKETILYAHAIAANLTQINSLTNLAAQGVDVILGNGQFQSSPQLSFAINERLLRARTYLLACGSHPKIPNIEGLQTTGYLTLANIWQSLEKPNPPKNWVILGGLPQSIEIAQTLKRLGCRTTLILNHPYIFSLLDPEIAQLLIAKLESDGVRVLTETVVTQIRQIEDKKWIQAGDKAIETDEILVATGQQPNLEFLNLAAVGVKWNQHRLIVSQKLQTTNPRIFACGDVIGGYDIANIANYEANIALKNALFFPRNSVNYRCIPWVISSQPMVAQIGLTQVQAQRQYGQNQVLVFKQYFKTLTAAQFRGEITGICKLIVRENGEILGASILGEEAGELINLIALAMSQNIKVKHLANLAPFYPSFSEILIETAQQWSKQRLNKNHALEEFLQSFFHFRRDWNF
- the cobD gene encoding threonine-phosphate decarboxylase CobD — protein: MPQQAHGGNLAWAAALAGCPPDAIVDFSASISPLGPPDSVIAAIVSQLGNLRHYPDPEYSELRLALGHFHQVPSEWILPGNGSAELLTLIGRELAQLAATMLITPAFGDYYRTLTAYNAKVLEFPVDLKIGNRREKVESRMLFSPSPNCGLLLNNPHNPTGKLFSRASILPYLEEFALVVVDEAFMDFLPPDEEQSLIGLVQEYENLVILRSLTKFYSLPGLRLGYAIAHPHRLAKWQSWRDPWPVNTLAASAAIAALQDTEFQQHTWKWLPQARNQLFQGLASMTGLQPLEGAVNYLLVESQQSTSQLQKKLLQQYQILIRDCLSFKELGDRYFRISIRSEADNQRLLTALESVIRNS
- a CDS encoding HU family DNA-binding protein, with product MNKGELVDAVAEKASVTKKQADAVLSAALETIIEAVSSGDKVTLVGFGSFESRERKAREGRNPKTNEKMEIPATKVPAFSAGKMFRERVAPPKE